In Nicotiana tabacum cultivar K326 chromosome 17, ASM71507v2, whole genome shotgun sequence, one DNA window encodes the following:
- the LOC107821437 gene encoding transcription factor bHLH162-like, with protein MEQCNDPSSLSKADRKTIEKNRRNQMKGLYSELNSLVPHQQHSREVLSLPDQLEEAANYIKKLQIDLERMRQRKESLTVGENSSSITSSSGRKETLPLLPHLEIHHVDSSLDVVLITRIDYQFIFNDIIRMLHEENLEVINASYTLIGDTIFHSIHSKVGECATGYRAARISDRLKKFVGSGAS; from the exons ATGGAGCAGTGTAACGACCCTAGTTCCTTATCAAAAGCTGACAGAAAAACTATTGAGAAAAACAGAAGAAATCAAATGAAAGGTCTTTATTCCGAGCTCAATTCTCTTGTGCCACATCAACAACATTCTAgg GAAGTTTTATCGCTGCCTGATCAACTGGAAGAAGCAGCCAACTATATTAAGAAACTGCAGATAGATTTGGAAAGAATGAGACAGAGAAAAGAAAGCTTAACTGTTGGTGAAAATTCAAGTTCAATTACGTCAAGCAGTGGGAGAAAGGAAACATTGCCATTATTGCCACATCTTGAAATACATCATGTGGATTCATCTCTAGACGTTGTTCTAATTACTCGTATAGATTATCAGTTCATATTCAACGATATTATACGTATGCTTCACGAAGAAAACCTAGAAGTTATCAATGCTAGTTATACTCTCATTGGTGACACCATCTTCCATTCCATACATTCAAAG GTGGGAGAATGTGCAACAGGATACAGAGCTGCAAGAATCTCAGACAGATTAAAGAAGTTTGTTGGTTCAGGTGCTAGCTAG
- the LOC107761587 gene encoding transcription factor bHLH162 gives MEQQCNNPSSSSSKADRKTIEKNRRNQMKALYLKLHSLVPNQQHSREVLSLPDQLEEAINYIKRLQIDLERMTQKKDSLKRGENSSSNSSCGRKTGLSLPHIEIHSVDSALQVVLTTGLDYQFIFTDVIRLLHEESVQVINASYTLICDTIVHSIHSKMGECAPDQYGAARISERLKKFVGGC, from the exons ATGGAGCAACAGTGTAACAACCCAAGTTCCTCATCATCTAAAGCTGACAGAAAGACTATTGAGAAAAACAGAAGAAACCAAATGAAAGCTCTCTACTTGAAGCTCCATTCTCTTGTCCCTAATCAGCAGCATTCTAgg GAAGTTTTGTCACTGCCAGATCAACTGGAAGAGGCAATCAACTATATAAAAAGACTGCAGATAGATTTGGAGAGAATGACACAGAAAAAAGATAGCTTAAAAAGAGGTGAAAATTCAAGTTCTAATTCAAGCTGTGGGAGAAAGACAGGGCTGTCATTGCCACATATAGAAATCCACAGTGTGGATTCAGCTCTACAGGTGGTTCTAACTACTGGTTTGGATTATCAGTTCATCTTCACTGATGTTATCCGTCTGCTTCATGAAGAAAGCGTACAAGTTATAAATGCCAGTTATACTCTCATTTGTGACACCATCGTCCATTCCATTCATTCTAAG ATGGGAGAGTGTGCACCAGATCAATACGGAGCTGCAAGAATCTCAGAAAGGTTAAAGAAGTTTGTGGGAGGGTGCTAG